One Thomasclavelia spiroformis DSM 1552 DNA window includes the following coding sequences:
- the glgB gene encoding 1,4-alpha-glucan branching protein GlgB — MLDDFLIHVFHKGNTLEAYKVFGAHFETTDHKKGVRFTVYAPNARSVQVIGEFNDWDGKNHYMEKYTDGGIWTLFIPGIKENMLYKYRIETQSYATVDRADPYAFYSELRPGTASRVYNIEKFKWSDRKWMNKRTKNFDKPMNIYEVNIGSWKMKKDFTDEEDGEFYSYEEMIDLLIPYLIENNYTHLELMPLTEFPFDGSWGYQATGYFSITSRYGTPKGLMAFINACHKAGIGVIMDFVPAHYVKDGHGLYKFDGGFVYDYPDIERRYTEWDSVYFDVGREEVRSFLMSSVGFLAEYFHIDGIRFDAISNLIYWKGNKELGINDGAHEFMRRMNNHMKGYYPGVMLIAEDSSDFSGVTKSPDVGGLGFDYKWDLGWMNDTLKYMKLDPVYRKYDHNLLTFSMAYFYSENFILPFSHDEVVHSKGTIVDKIWGNNEQKFAQLKTLYTYMMIHPGKKLNFMGNELGEYKEWDEKVSLGWNILKYPIHDSFHKFMIKLNEIYVNHLCMYQQDYGFDGFEWLVVDDSNQSVFAIERKDTEGNSLIAVMNFTENKHIGYKIPVNKPGSYKEILNSDTDIYTGSNFVNKRAISAKKEKTLNKDYYIPVNIAPFASMIFEYKPKSEKTNKGK; from the coding sequence ATGCTTGATGATTTTTTAATACATGTATTTCATAAAGGAAATACTTTAGAAGCGTATAAAGTTTTTGGTGCTCACTTTGAAACTACTGATCATAAAAAAGGGGTACGTTTTACAGTTTATGCACCAAATGCAAGAAGTGTTCAGGTTATAGGTGAATTTAATGATTGGGATGGCAAGAATCATTATATGGAAAAATATACAGATGGTGGGATTTGGACATTATTTATCCCAGGAATTAAAGAAAATATGTTATATAAGTATCGAATTGAAACTCAAAGTTATGCTACAGTAGATCGTGCAGATCCGTATGCTTTTTATAGTGAGTTGAGGCCAGGAACTGCCTCTAGAGTCTACAATATTGAAAAGTTTAAATGGTCTGATCGAAAATGGATGAATAAACGGACTAAAAATTTTGATAAACCAATGAATATTTATGAAGTTAATATAGGTTCTTGGAAGATGAAGAAAGATTTTACTGATGAAGAAGATGGTGAATTTTATTCATATGAAGAGATGATTGATTTATTGATACCATATTTAATTGAAAATAACTATACTCATTTAGAATTGATGCCACTTACTGAATTTCCATTTGATGGATCATGGGGATATCAGGCAACAGGTTATTTCAGTATTACAAGTCGCTATGGAACGCCTAAAGGTTTAATGGCATTTATTAACGCATGTCATAAAGCTGGAATTGGTGTGATTATGGATTTTGTACCTGCTCATTATGTTAAAGATGGTCATGGTTTGTATAAATTTGATGGAGGATTTGTTTATGATTATCCTGATATTGAACGCCGTTATACTGAGTGGGATAGTGTTTATTTTGATGTTGGACGTGAAGAGGTTCGTAGCTTTTTAATGAGTAGTGTTGGATTTTTAGCTGAATATTTCCATATTGATGGTATTCGTTTTGATGCAATCAGTAATTTAATTTATTGGAAAGGAAATAAAGAGCTAGGAATAAATGATGGGGCTCATGAATTTATGCGTCGCATGAATAATCATATGAAAGGATATTATCCTGGAGTTATGTTAATTGCAGAAGATTCTAGTGATTTTTCTGGAGTTACAAAATCACCTGATGTTGGTGGGTTAGGTTTTGATTATAAATGGGATTTAGGATGGATGAATGATACGTTAAAGTATATGAAGTTAGATCCTGTTTATCGTAAGTATGATCATAATTTATTGACTTTTTCAATGGCATATTTTTATAGTGAAAATTTTATTTTGCCATTTTCTCATGATGAAGTAGTTCATAGTAAGGGAACGATTGTTGATAAAATTTGGGGTAATAATGAACAAAAGTTTGCACAGTTAAAAACCCTTTATACTTATATGATGATTCATCCAGGTAAAAAATTGAATTTTATGGGTAATGAATTAGGTGAATATAAAGAATGGGATGAAAAAGTATCACTTGGATGGAATATTTTAAAATATCCTATTCATGATTCATTTCATAAATTCATGATTAAATTAAATGAAATATATGTTAATCATTTATGTATGTATCAACAAGATTATGGCTTTGATGGTTTTGAATGGTTAGTAGTTGATGATAGTAATCAAAGTGTTTTTGCAATTGAACGTAAAGATACTGAAGGTAATTCATTAATTGCAGTAATGAATTTTACAGAAAATAAACATATTGGTTATAAAATACCAGTTAATAAACCGGGTAGTTATAAAGAAATTTTAAATAGTGATACTGATATTTATACTGGTAGTAATTTTGTAAATAAAAGAGCTATTAGTGCTAAAAAAGAGAAAACTTTAAACAAAGATTATTATATACCTGTAAATATAGCGCCATTTGCTAGCATGATTTTTGAATATAAACCAAAAAGTGAAAAAACAAATAAGGGGAAATAA